A region of uncultured Carboxylicivirga sp. DNA encodes the following proteins:
- a CDS encoding tetratricopeptide repeat protein, translating into MMRNIFFLLFIGVLQFSFAQKSLKYQSVEESYEKGMELFRHQKYGLARLQFNAYVDANKNNMSARVAEAAYLQRVCSQKLDNGDMQYLWEDYIKNYPYSNRLPYAYMHMGDYFKDKDKFRQATRWYEKVDANGLDKETELDFNFSAGYALFKQERYDEALVYFNKIKGKDNKYYSSVLYYYSHIQYEKENYQTALEGFKKLENDKGFEKVVPFYIAQIYYLQGDFDNAISYALPMVKEGTKQRQADMNRIIADSYYGKREYTKAIPYYNKAIDLVEQPRREDFYHLGFCYYYGKDYDKSTEALSQVTSAEDIMSQNAYYHLGDCYLKLKDKKRARVAFEAASKYDFDKDIQEDALFNYIKLNYELSFSPFNEIINSFMTFIELFPESDKIDQAYHYLGQAFLTTKNYREALNSMEKIQRKNDDVYRALQRVAYFRGLELFTDLNFTEAIEFFDYSLKYAEYDKKLKVGAYYWMGEAYYRTGNYSKSIKDYREFIYMPGSYQTKEFPIAHYNIAYSYFKQKEYSEANTWFRKYINITDGKDRVMYGDALNRCGDCYYVNRDFTQAITMYSKASQVPEGSPDYAMFQKGFCLGLAKDNTQKVSVLKDLTNRYPQSPYVDDALYEMGRSYVAMGQLDNAIYNYKTIKEKYPKGSLAKKAMLQLGLVYYNDNDLDNSMAFYKRVVNEYPGTPEAEDALLGIRNIYMDQNNLDGYVRYTENLGGFARLDIREQDSLTFVAAERFYMKNDCEHAIKHFESYLTTFPEGKFVLNAHFYKADCQYRTGDLSDALSSYEYVAGKGRSLFTEEALLRMGELNYQQGAYRKAYNAFERLEQEAEIAENRIEAKIGVMRSLVKLDLPEECVKAAQKVLDGAKIADEIKREARYYMAQSYDKLKDKEKAFENYSKLAGNTKSSEGAESKYWVAQYYYNQGEKDRAEKEIFDYIDKGTPHQYWLARSFILLAEIYHDRKEDFQALQYLQSIKENYQGDDDIHSRADNYINAWQVKAETEAPADTISVVD; encoded by the coding sequence ATGATGAGAAATATCTTCTTTCTACTATTCATAGGGGTGTTGCAATTTAGCTTCGCTCAAAAATCGTTAAAATATCAATCTGTCGAGGAATCATACGAGAAGGGCATGGAGTTATTCAGGCATCAGAAATATGGTTTGGCCAGGTTGCAGTTTAATGCTTACGTTGATGCCAACAAAAATAATATGTCGGCCAGAGTAGCAGAGGCTGCATATTTGCAACGAGTTTGTTCGCAAAAGCTTGACAATGGCGATATGCAATATCTATGGGAAGATTACATAAAAAATTATCCATATAGTAATCGTTTACCTTATGCTTACATGCATATGGGCGATTATTTCAAAGACAAAGATAAGTTTCGACAGGCAACAAGATGGTATGAGAAAGTGGATGCCAATGGTTTGGATAAAGAAACGGAACTTGATTTTAATTTTTCGGCAGGTTATGCCTTGTTTAAGCAGGAGAGGTATGATGAAGCACTCGTTTATTTCAATAAGATAAAGGGAAAGGACAATAAGTATTATTCTTCGGTATTGTATTATTACAGTCATATTCAATACGAAAAGGAAAATTATCAGACAGCCTTGGAAGGATTCAAAAAGCTGGAAAATGATAAAGGATTTGAAAAAGTGGTTCCTTTTTACATAGCTCAAATTTATTATTTGCAGGGTGATTTTGATAATGCCATCAGCTATGCATTGCCAATGGTGAAAGAGGGCACCAAACAACGTCAGGCAGATATGAATCGAATTATTGCTGATTCGTATTATGGAAAGAGAGAATATACAAAAGCAATTCCATATTATAATAAAGCCATTGATTTGGTTGAACAACCGCGACGCGAAGACTTTTATCACCTGGGATTCTGTTATTACTATGGTAAGGATTACGATAAGTCAACGGAGGCATTGTCGCAAGTGACATCGGCAGAAGATATCATGTCGCAGAATGCATATTACCATTTAGGAGACTGTTATCTGAAGCTTAAGGATAAAAAGCGTGCCCGAGTGGCTTTTGAGGCTGCATCGAAGTATGATTTTGATAAAGATATTCAGGAAGATGCATTGTTTAATTACATAAAACTGAATTATGAGCTTTCCTTTTCGCCTTTCAACGAAATCATCAATTCATTTATGACATTTATAGAATTGTTTCCTGAGAGTGATAAAATAGACCAGGCCTATCATTATTTAGGTCAGGCTTTTCTAACTACCAAGAATTACAGGGAAGCTTTGAATTCGATGGAAAAGATTCAGCGCAAAAATGACGATGTTTACCGGGCATTGCAGCGTGTGGCATATTTCAGAGGTCTGGAATTATTCACTGATCTTAATTTTACTGAAGCTATTGAGTTTTTCGATTATAGTTTGAAGTACGCTGAGTACGATAAAAAATTAAAGGTTGGTGCTTATTACTGGATGGGCGAAGCCTATTACAGAACTGGTAATTATTCTAAATCGATAAAAGATTATCGTGAGTTTATCTACATGCCAGGATCGTATCAAACCAAAGAGTTTCCTATAGCTCATTACAACATTGCCTATTCCTATTTCAAACAAAAAGAATACAGTGAAGCCAATACATGGTTCAGAAAATATATTAATATAACCGACGGAAAAGATCGTGTTATGTATGGTGATGCACTGAACAGATGCGGAGATTGTTATTATGTGAACCGGGATTTTACACAAGCAATTACCATGTATTCCAAAGCATCACAGGTGCCGGAAGGATCACCTGATTATGCAATGTTCCAGAAAGGTTTCTGTTTGGGATTAGCCAAGGATAATACACAGAAAGTAAGTGTTTTGAAAGATTTGACCAATCGTTATCCTCAATCTCCTTATGTTGATGATGCCTTATATGAAATGGGAAGATCGTATGTTGCCATGGGTCAGTTGGATAATGCCATTTATAATTATAAGACTATCAAGGAAAAGTATCCAAAGGGTAGTCTGGCTAAGAAAGCAATGTTGCAGCTAGGTTTGGTTTACTATAACGATAATGATCTGGATAACTCAATGGCATTCTATAAACGTGTGGTTAATGAATATCCGGGAACTCCTGAAGCGGAAGACGCTTTGTTGGGAATTCGTAATATCTATATGGATCAGAATAATCTGGATGGATATGTGCGATATACCGAAAATCTGGGAGGATTTGCACGATTGGACATTCGTGAGCAGGATTCGTTAACATTTGTAGCTGCTGAACGATTTTATATGAAGAATGACTGTGAGCATGCTATCAAACACTTCGAAAGTTACCTTACTACTTTCCCTGAAGGGAAATTTGTATTGAATGCTCATTTTTATAAGGCAGATTGTCAGTATCGAACAGGTGATTTATCTGATGCTCTTAGTTCTTATGAGTATGTTGCCGGCAAAGGCCGTAGTTTATTTACCGAAGAAGCTTTATTGCGCATGGGCGAGTTAAATTATCAGCAAGGAGCTTATCGCAAGGCTTATAATGCTTTTGAACGATTAGAGCAGGAAGCCGAAATAGCTGAAAATCGTATTGAAGCCAAAATTGGAGTTATGCGATCGCTAGTCAAGCTTGATTTACCTGAAGAATGTGTGAAAGCAGCTCAAAAGGTATTGGACGGAGCCAAGATTGCAGATGAAATAAAGAGAGAAGCCAGATATTACATGGCACAGAGCTATGATAAACTAAAGGATAAAGAAAAGGCTTTTGAGAATTATTCGAAGTTGGCAGGTAACACCAAGAGTAGTGAGGGTGCTGAATCCAAATACTGGGTAGCCCAATATTACTACAATCAAGGAGAAAAGGATCGCGCAGAAAAAGAGATATTCGACTACATCGATAAAGGTACTCCACATCAATATTGGCTGGCCCGGAGTTTTATTCTTTTAGCAGAAATCTATCATGATAGAAAAGAAGATTTTCAGGCTCTGCAATATCTGCAAAGTATTAAGGAGAATTATCAGGGAGATGATGATATTCATTCAAGGGCAGATAATTATATAAATGCCTGGCAGGTAAAAGCTGAAACAGAAGCTCCTGCTGATACAATATCTGTTGTTGATTAA
- a CDS encoding ATP-binding cassette domain-containing protein translates to MDKTPQKTVNAEGNIVDFNNVYIRQQEHLILQNVNFQIKPGEFVYLIGKVGTGKSSLLKTMYNELPLQEGHGFVAGYHLKGVKKNQVPLLRRKMGIVFQDFQLLSDRTVYNNLLFVLKATGWKNKKDIDKRIREVLSHVDMVHKGYKMPHQLSGGEQQRIGIARALLNEPDLILADEPTGNLDPDTSDELMLLLRRICEGGRTVIMATHNYNLLKKFPGRTIRCEDTRLSESKQEEIDFNLLD, encoded by the coding sequence ATGGATAAAACTCCACAAAAAACCGTTAACGCAGAAGGAAATATTGTTGATTTCAACAATGTATATATTCGTCAGCAGGAGCATTTAATACTGCAAAATGTAAATTTTCAGATTAAACCTGGTGAATTTGTGTATCTGATAGGTAAGGTGGGAACTGGAAAATCCAGTCTTTTAAAAACCATGTATAATGAGTTGCCTTTACAGGAAGGGCATGGTTTTGTTGCCGGTTATCATCTGAAAGGTGTTAAAAAGAATCAGGTTCCACTTCTTCGCAGAAAAATGGGAATTGTTTTTCAGGACTTTCAATTGTTATCAGATCGGACTGTTTATAATAATCTTCTGTTTGTTTTGAAGGCAACTGGATGGAAAAACAAAAAAGACATTGATAAACGTATTCGTGAAGTTTTATCTCATGTGGATATGGTTCACAAAGGATACAAAATGCCACATCAACTGTCAGGGGGAGAACAGCAAAGAATCGGAATAGCGCGGGCCTTGTTAAATGAACCTGATTTGATTCTGGCTGATGAGCCAACCGGAAATCTTGATCCCGATACCTCGGATGAATTGATGCTTTTGCTAAGAAGGATCTGTGAAGGTGGTAGAACTGTTATTATGGCAACTCATAATTATAATCTGCTTAAAAAATTTCCCGGACGAACAATTCGTTGTGAGGATACCCGTTTGAGCGAAAGTAAACAGGAAGAAATTGATTTTAACCTGTTGGATTAA
- the gyrB gene encoding DNA topoisomerase (ATP-hydrolyzing) subunit B has protein sequence MSEEVNENVNKQGEYSASSITVLEGLEAVRKRPAMYIGDIGEKGLHHLVYEVVDNSIDEALAGHCDEITVEIHEDNSISVTDNGRGIPVDYHEKEGKSALEVVMTVLHAGGKFDKDSYKVSGGLHGVGVSCVNALSTMLIAEVHRDGKIYTQEFSIGKPVTDITEVGTTDKTGTKVTFKPDASIFNVTEYKWSILANRLRELAFLNSGIKIHLIDHRTHSEDGSDKAEFFHSERGLEEFVEFIDETREKLIDNPIHIVTEKNDIPVEIAILYNTSFNENIYSYVNNINTIEGGTHLTGFRRGLTRTLKTFAEKSGMLSKLKFDINGDDFREGLTAVVSVKVAEPQFEGQTKTKLGNGEVSLSVDQAVSTMLTHYLEENPKAAKDIVNKVILAAQARHAARKARELVQRKSVLSGGGLPGKLADCSEKDPALCEVFLVEGDSAGGTAKQGRDRKFQAILPLRGKILNVEKALQHKVFESDEIKNIFTALGVTIGTEEDSKALNLEKLRYHKVVIMTDADVDGSHITTLIMTFFFRYMRDLIKNGYLYIATPPLYLCKKGKNEAYCWNEKQRYEFVEQFGGGKEDSVHIQRYKGLGEMNAEQLWETTMNPEERTLRQVTIESGAEADRVFSMLMGDEVPPRKQFIEENATYANIDV, from the coding sequence ATGAGTGAAGAAGTAAATGAAAATGTAAATAAGCAGGGCGAATACAGTGCCAGTAGTATTACGGTTTTGGAAGGGTTGGAAGCTGTACGTAAGCGACCTGCAATGTATATTGGTGATATTGGTGAGAAAGGATTACACCACTTGGTATATGAGGTGGTGGATAACTCAATTGATGAGGCTCTTGCCGGACACTGTGACGAAATTACTGTTGAAATTCACGAGGATAACTCTATTTCAGTTACGGATAATGGTAGGGGTATTCCTGTTGATTATCACGAAAAAGAAGGTAAATCAGCACTGGAAGTTGTAATGACAGTGTTACATGCCGGAGGTAAGTTTGATAAAGATTCATACAAAGTATCCGGTGGTTTACACGGTGTTGGTGTATCCTGTGTGAATGCACTATCAACTATGTTAATAGCAGAGGTTCATCGTGATGGTAAGATATATACTCAGGAGTTCTCAATTGGTAAGCCGGTTACAGATATTACTGAAGTAGGAACCACTGATAAAACAGGTACCAAAGTTACATTTAAACCTGATGCATCAATTTTTAATGTGACTGAATACAAATGGTCAATTCTGGCGAATCGTTTGCGAGAACTTGCCTTTTTGAACAGTGGTATTAAAATTCATTTGATTGATCACCGCACACATTCGGAAGACGGAAGTGATAAGGCTGAATTTTTCCATTCAGAAAGAGGTTTGGAAGAATTTGTAGAGTTCATTGATGAAACCCGTGAAAAACTGATTGACAATCCAATTCATATCGTAACTGAGAAAAACGATATTCCAGTGGAGATTGCCATCTTGTACAATACTTCATTTAACGAAAATATTTACTCATACGTTAACAATATCAATACCATTGAAGGAGGTACCCACCTTACAGGTTTCCGTCGTGGATTGACACGTACCTTAAAAACTTTTGCTGAAAAATCTGGAATGCTAAGTAAGCTAAAGTTTGATATTAATGGTGATGACTTCCGTGAAGGTCTAACTGCAGTTGTTTCTGTGAAGGTTGCAGAGCCTCAATTCGAAGGTCAGACTAAAACTAAACTGGGTAATGGTGAAGTTAGTTTGTCGGTTGATCAGGCGGTAAGTACCATGTTAACTCATTACCTTGAGGAAAATCCAAAAGCTGCCAAGGATATTGTTAACAAAGTAATTTTAGCAGCACAAGCACGTCATGCTGCACGTAAAGCACGAGAGTTGGTTCAACGTAAAAGTGTTTTAAGTGGCGGTGGATTGCCCGGTAAGCTGGCTGACTGTTCAGAAAAAGATCCTGCTCTATGTGAGGTATTCCTTGTCGAGGGAGATTCGGCGGGTGGAACAGCCAAACAAGGTCGTGATAGAAAATTTCAGGCGATTCTGCCATTACGTGGTAAGATTTTGAATGTTGAGAAAGCGCTACAACACAAAGTGTTTGAAAGTGATGAGATCAAAAATATATTTACAGCTTTAGGAGTTACCATTGGTACCGAAGAAGACAGTAAAGCTTTAAATCTTGAAAAACTACGTTATCACAAAGTAGTAATCATGACCGATGCCGATGTGGACGGTAGCCACATTACAACATTGATTATGACTTTCTTCTTTAGATATATGAGAGACCTGATTAAAAATGGTTACCTATATATTGCCACTCCTCCGTTATATCTTTGTAAAAAAGGTAAAAACGAAGCTTATTGCTGGAATGAAAAACAACGTTATGAATTTGTTGAGCAATTTGGTGGGGGTAAAGAAGATAGTGTTCACATTCAGCGATACAAAGGTTTGGGAGAGATGAATGCTGAGCAGTTGT